From Deltaproteobacteria bacterium:
CGACCCGGCCGTGCGGATCGCGCTCGGGGTGGCCGAAGGTGTAGAGTTGCTCGAGGTAGATGCCGCGCACGCCCGTCTCGGCGGCCAGCAGGCGGCGCGCGGCGCCCTCGAGCGTCTCGTCGGCCAGTACGCGGCCGCCCGGGAACGCCCAGCGCCCGGCGAACACGCCGCGCTGGACGCGCACGAGCAGCGCCTGCAGCGCGCGGTCGAGGACCGTGAACACCGCCACGTCGACCGCGATCGCCGGCGCGGGGTTCACCCGCCCAGCTCGAGCATGCGCTCGAGTGCCGCTGCGGCCCGCACACGCACGTCCTCCGCGACGGTGATCTCCGGGGCCAGGTCGCGGAGCGCGTCGCGCGTCCCCTCGAGGGTGATCATCTTCATGTACTGGCAGAGCTTGCAGCTCTTGTAGAACTTCTTCTCCGGGACCTCGAGCAGCAGGCGGTCCGAGAGCCCGCACTCGGTCACGATCAGGAACTCACGCTCGGGGCTCTCCTTCGCGTAGCGCACCATACCGCTGGTGGAGAGGACGGCGTCGGCGAGGGCGAGCACGTCGGCGCGGCACTCGGGGTGCGCCAGCACGCGCACGTGCGGCAGCGCGCGGCGCACCGCCGCGATCTGCTGCGGGGTGATCTGGTGGTGCACGTAGCAGTTGCCGTCCCAGGCGATGATCGCCTTCCGGGTCCGTGACTGGACGTAGTTGGCGAGGTTCCGGTCGGGCACGAAGAGGATGTGCTCGCTCGGCAGCGCCTCGACGACGCGGACGGCGTTGGAGGAGGTGCAGCACGCGTCGCACTCGGCCTTCACCTCCGCGGTGGTGTTGACGTAGCCGACCACCGCGAGGTCGGGATGGACGGCGCGCAGCTCGGCCTTGCGCGCAGCCAGGTCCTCGGCCGTCACGCTGTCGGCGAGCGAGCAGCCGGCGCGCAGGTCGGGGAGGAGCACCCGCCGCGTGGGGTTCAGGATCTTGGCCGTCTCGGCCATGAAGTGAACGCCGCAGAAGACGATCGTGTCGGCGTCTGTGCGGGTCGCCTGGCGCGCGAGCTCGAGCGAGTCGCCCACGAAGTCGGCCACCTCGAAGATCTCCGGGCGCTGGTAGTTGTGCGCCAGGACGACGGCGTTGCGGGCACGCTTCAGGGAGTGGATCTCGGCGATGGTGTCGGCCAGCGCGGCGCAGCGCGCGGGGCCGTAGTGCAGGTCGCCGAGCGGCGCGAACAGCGCCTCGAGGTCGGGGCCCGTGGGGGCGAGGGTGGTGGCAGCGGGCATGGGCAGCTCGGAGGTTCGTGTATCTCGTACGCATACTCGGCCCTCGCGCCCGCCGTGTCAACCGGGGTCGGGCGGCGGTTGCACGGGCGGGCCGGGCCAGCTAGGGAAGCCCGCGACCAGGAGGCCATGAGCGGGCTCGACGACACGGTGGCGGCGCTGGCCGCCGCGGGGCCGTACCGGGGGCTGGCCGAGCAGGCCCTCGCCGACCGGCCGCTCGCGCGCGCCGACGCGCGCGCCCTGCTCGACAGCCCGGAGGAGGACCTTCCCGCCGTGCTGTGGGCCGCCTTCGCGGCGCGCAGCCGGCACTTCGGCCGGCGCGTCAAGCTGTGCGTGCTCGAGAACGCGCGCAGCGGCCTCTGCCCCGAGGACTGCGGCTACTGCTCGCAGTCCGCGGTGTCGACCGCCGACATCCGGCGCTACCGCCTCCGCCCCGTGGCCGATCTCGTCGCGGGCGCCCGCCGCGCGGTCGCGAGCGGCGCGGGCCGCTACTGCATGGTGGTGAGCGCGCGCGGGCCGAGCGCGTCGGACATCGCGCACTTCGCGGGCGCCGCGCGCGCCATCCGGGCCGAGATGCCCGCGCTCGAGCTGTGCGTCTCGCTCGGCATCATGCAGGAGGGACAGGCGCGCGCGCTCGCCGAGGCGGGGGTCGACTTCGTCAACCACAACCTGAACACGAGCCGCCGCTTCTACCCGGCGATCTGCAGCACGCACACCTACGACGACCGCACGGCGACCGTGCGCAGCAGCGCCCGCGCCGGGCTCGGCGCCTGCTCCGGCGTCATCATCGGCATGGGGGAGACGCACGAGGACCTGATCGACGTCGCGGCCGAGTTGCGCGCGCTCGCGGTCGCCTCGCTGCCGGTCAACTTCCTCCACCCCATCGAGGGCACGCCGCTCGGCGAGCGGCCCACGCCGCCGGCGGCCGATTGCCTGCGCGCGCTGGCGCTCTTCCGGCTCACCAACCCGCGCGCCGAGATCCGGGCCGCGGGCGGGCGCGAGCGCGCGCTCGCCGGGGCCCAGGGCCTGGCCCTCTTCGCCGCGAACTCCATCTTCGTGGGGGGCTACCTCACCACGCCCGGCGAGGGTCCCGCGGACGCGCTCGCCATGATCCGCGCGCTCGGCTTCGAGGCGGAGGGCGAGGG
This genomic window contains:
- the nadA gene encoding quinolinate synthase NadA — translated: MPAATTLAPTGPDLEALFAPLGDLHYGPARCAALADTIAEIHSLKRARNAVVLAHNYQRPEIFEVADFVGDSLELARQATRTDADTIVFCGVHFMAETAKILNPTRRVLLPDLRAGCSLADSVTAEDLAARKAELRAVHPDLAVVGYVNTTAEVKAECDACCTSSNAVRVVEALPSEHILFVPDRNLANYVQSRTRKAIIAWDGNCYVHHQITPQQIAAVRRALPHVRVLAHPECRADVLALADAVLSTSGMVRYAKESPEREFLIVTECGLSDRLLLEVPEKKFYKSCKLCQYMKMITLEGTRDALRDLAPEITVAEDVRVRAAAALERMLELGG
- the bioB gene encoding biotin synthase BioB, which translates into the protein MSGLDDTVAALAAAGPYRGLAEQALADRPLARADARALLDSPEEDLPAVLWAAFAARSRHFGRRVKLCVLENARSGLCPEDCGYCSQSAVSTADIRRYRLRPVADLVAGARRAVASGAGRYCMVVSARGPSASDIAHFAGAARAIRAEMPALELCVSLGIMQEGQARALAEAGVDFVNHNLNTSRRFYPAICSTHTYDDRTATVRSSARAGLGACSGVIIGMGETHEDLIDVAAELRALAVASLPVNFLHPIEGTPLGERPTPPAADCLRALALFRLTNPRAEIRAAGGRERALAGAQGLALFAANSIFVGGYLTTPGEGPADALAMIRALGFEAEGEGRHAMDRAAQM